The Mucilaginibacter gracilis genomic interval CGGCAATTACGTTTTTGTTGTTTTGGGCTTTAAATATGTATGTGGTTTATTTAGGAGTCGATAGTATCAAAAAGCTATTGGTATTCAAAGCATTCTTTCTCCCGGCGGCGGCCTTAGCTTTGCTATTTTGGGCAATATCCGCCGGACACGGCCTGGGCCCAATATTGGCGCAGCCATCCAAATTCAAATCCGTATCTCAGTTCTGGGCGTTCTTTTTCCCTTCACTAACCGGCATGGTAGGTTTCTGGGCAACCCTGTCGTTAAACATTCCCGATTTTACCCGTTACGCCAAAAGTCAGCGCGCACAGGCAATGGGGCAGGCCATAGGTTTACCAACCTCCATGACACTCTTTTCCTTCATCGGTGTAGTGGTAACCTCGGCAACATTCATCATCTACGGCAAAACCATTTGGGATCCCGTTGTTTTAGCCGGAAAGTTTGACAGTAAAATACTGGTAAGCATTGCCATGATAGCCGTTGCGCTATCAACCCTGGCCACCAATATAGCCGCAAACATAGTTAGCCCCGCTAACGATTTTGCCAACCTATCGCCATCAAAAATCAACTTTAAAACCGGCGGTTATATAACCGGCATTATAGGTTTACTCATATTCCCCTGGAAATTAATTGCCGATCCATCCGGTTATATTTTCACCTGGTTAGTAGGCTATTCGGGCCTGTTGGGCCCAATAGGCGGCATCATGATAGCCGATTATTACTTCATCCGCAAACAACAATTAAATTTAAACGAACTTTACAGCTACACAGGCCGCTACACCTTCGGCAACGGCTTTAACACCTATGCCATAATTGCGTTGTTATTGGGTATATTACCCAATGTGCCGGGCTTTTTAACCATAATACACGTAATTCCGCAGGGCGCAGTTTGGCCCTGGCTGGTTTATCTGTACAATTATGCATGGTTTGTAGGCTTCTTTATATCGGGCCTTGCTTACCTCGTAACAATGCAAAAACATTCAAACAATGTGCAAATTGCTTAATATGCTAATGTGCAAATGTTTTAATAATGAACAATATAGATGATGAAATACTGTAACAGTTATACATTAAATTTAAAAGTCTTCCTTTCGGGAAGAGATTTAAAGAGCCCAATTAAAGTCTCCCCAACCGGGGGAGATTTACATGTGGCTTTAAAAGTCTCCCCAACCGGGGGAGATTTAGAGGGGGCTTGGGCTATATGTCAATATTAATTAAAAATGGCAGAATCATAACCTCTGCCGATGATTCAGTGGCCGATATTTATATCGAGGGCGAAACTATAGTTGCTATCGGTAAAAATCTGGATTATCAAGCCGGTACGGTTATCGATGCTTCGGACAAACTCGTTTTCCCGGGTGGTATCGATCCGCATGTACACCTGAGCATGCCTTTTATGGGCACCTTTTCGAGTGATACCTACGAAACCGGAACCCGTGCTGCACTATACGGAGGCACCACAACCGTTATTGATTTTGTGTTGCAAACACAAGGCGACTCACTAAAAAATGCCTTAGCAGATTGGCAATCGCGCGCAACGGGCACAGCCGTTGGCGATTACAGTTTCCACATGGCCGTTACCGATTTTAATGAAGATATAAAGGCCGAGATAAAACAAATGGTTGAAGAGGAAGGCATAACCTCCTTTAAAACCTTTATGGCCTATAAAGGTGCACTGATGGTTGATGACCGCCAGATGTTTGATTTGATGAGTGAAGTGAAAAAACAGGGCGGGATGGTTACTGCACATGCAACTAACGGAGATATGATTGACCTCCTTGTGGCAAAGCACCGCGCCCAGGGCAAGCTATCCCCCCTGTATCACTATCTGTCGCAACCCGAAGTTACCGAAGCCGAAGCCTCTAACCGTTTTGCCCAAATGGCCGGTTACACAGGCTGCCCGGCATACATTGTTCACCTCACCTGCGAGGGTGCCTTAAACGCCGTTCGCCAGGCGGGCGCACGCAATTATCAGGTATTTGCCGAAACCTGTATCCAGTACTTAATTTTAGATGCCTCCCTGTACGAGCAGGATTTTGAAGGTGCCAAATGGGTAATGAGCCCGCCCTTACGCCAAAAAAAGGATCAGGCCGCACTATGGGCCGGTATTAACCAGGGCTTACTGCAAGTTGTAGCAACCGACCATTGCCCTTTTATGTGGGAGCAAAAACTGATGGGTAAAAACGATTTTAGCAAAATACCCAACGGCCACCCCGCAATAGAGAACCGGATAGAACTATTATATTCCGAAGGAGTAGACAAGGGCAAAATCAGCCTGTCTAAATTTGTGGAAGTATCCAGCACCAACGCCGCCAAGGCATTCGGCATGTATCCCCGCAAGGGCACCATAGCCGTAGGCAGCGATGCCGACATTGTGATATTCGATCCAAACGAAAAACACACCCTGTCTGCCGCCACCCACCACATGAATGTTGATTACTCCGGCTACGAAGGCTGGCAGGTAGCCGGCAAAGTAAAAACCGTATTACTACGCGGCAAAGTAGTTATTGATAACAACCAATGCCTGGTACAAAAAGGCAACGGCCAATTCATCAAACGCAACAAAGTATCAAACATATTGTAAGTAAAAGACGATAACCGATAATGATTTGAATGGATACATAAATTAAAAAAAAGCGTTGGCCCAGTGCGATTCCCTCCCTACGGGAGGGTGTAGGGAGGGGTTTGTGCGATGGCAAGGCGAATAAACCCCTCCCTGCCACTTCACAACCAAACGCAACCCTCCCCAAGGAGGGAATAAAAAACGTCTGCCGCTTGTGCTAAGTAAAGATTGCTTCGTACCTCGCAATGACGAAATTAAAACATAAAACAAAATATCATACATCCTCCAAATCCCCTCTCCTTTGGAGAGGGTTAGGGTGAGGCTAAAACATCAATACAATGCCACGAATCATTAAATCCGGCCTCATCCAAATGAGCTTACCCAAAACCGAAGGCGAGGGTACCATCAAAGAGATTGTAGATGCCATGATACAAAAGCACATCCCGTATATTGAAGAAGCCGGTAAACAAGGTGTACAGATACTTTGCCTGCAAGAAATATTCAGCACCCCGTACTTTTGCCCCGGTCAGGATGCCAAATGGTACGCCTCCGCCGAAAGTGTACCCGGCCCCACAACTGATTTAATGGCCCAATACGCCAAAAAATACAACATGGTCATCATCGTCCCGATATATGAAAGGGAGCAGGCCGGTGTGCTTTACAATACCGCCGCCGTAATTGATGCCGATGGTACGTACCTGGGTAAATACCGCAAAAACCACATCCCACAAACCAATGGCTTTTGGGAAAAATTCTTTTTTAAACCCGGTAATTTAGGCTATCCGGTGTTCCAGACTAAGTATGCCAAAGTAGGCATTTATATTTGTTACGACAGACATTTTCCCGACGGCGCACGTTGCCTGGGCCTAAACGGTGCCGAAATTGTGTACAACCCATCGGCAACAGTAAAAGGTTTATCGCAATACCTGTGGCAGTTAGAGCAACCCGCGCACGCTGTAGCCAACGGTTACTTTATGGGCTGCATTAACCGCGTTGGCGAAGAAAAACCCTGGAACCTGGGCAAGTTTTACGGTACATCGTACCACGTAAATCCCCGCGGACAAATTATCGGCCAGGCATCCGAAGATAACGACGAACTACTGGTTACCGAGTTTGATTTGGACATGATTGACGAAGTGCGCAGCACCTGGCAATTCTTCCGCGACCGTCGCCCCGAAACCTACGGCCCGATAACGGAACTGTAATTTATAGAGTCAAGAAGCGAGAGTCAAGAATCAAGATACAGGAAATAAGAATCAAGAATTAAGATACAAGAATCAAGACAGTAACTTAAAATGGAAATAAAGAAACATCTGCACATCCCCGCGTCTGCAAATCCAAAATCGAACATCCGAAATCCGAAATAAAAATATGGCTATAACTAATTTCAGGCTTACAACTGATGAGTACACCGAGAACTTCTCGGACATACATCCCCCGTTTGAAAACCTTACGGCTGCACTGGTTGAGGCTAACCGCTGCATTTTTTGTTACGATGCACCCTGCATCAAATCGTGCCCTACCAGCATCAACGTGCCCAAGTTTATTAAACAAATAGCAACCGAAAACATTAAAGGTTCGGCCCATACCATATTCGATTCCAATATTATGGGTGGCGGCTGCTCCAAAGTTTGCCCGGTAGAAAAACTATGCGAAGGCTCATGCGTGTACAACCTGATGGAAGAAGAACCCATACAGATAGCACGTTTACAACGTTACTCCACCGAAAAAGCCATTCGCGAAAAATGGCCTTTGTTTACCCGCAAGCCGTCAAACGGTAAAAAAGTAGCAGTAGTAGGCGCGGGGCCTGCCGGTTTATCGTGTGCGCACGTGTTATCCCGCCAGGGCGTTGATGTTACCATTTACGAAAAGGAAGCCAAAGGCGGCGGCTTAATGACTTATGGTATAGCTGCTTACAAGGTAACCCCCGAGTTTTGCGAAGACGAAGTTAACTACGTACTATCATTAGGTGGTATCGAAATAAATTACAATCAGGAATTAGGTAAAAATATTACCCTGCCCGAACTACAAAGCCAGTACGATGCCGTTTACATAGGCATAGGCGTTGGCCTTGCCCGCCAGTTAGAAATACCCGGCGAACATTTGGAAGGTGTTGAAGATGCCATCAGCTTTATATACGACATCCGTAGCAAACCCTTTAACCAGGTTAAGGTAGGCGAAAACGTAGCCGTAATAGGTATGGGGATGACGGCTATTGACGCCGCCACCCAGGCCAAACGCCTCGGCGCAAAACAGGTAACCATGGTTTACCGCCGCACCGAGGCCGAAATGCCCTGCACCCAGGTTGAGCTTGATATAGCTAAGCTTGACGGCTGCAACATTATTTGGCTGGCCGCTCCTAAAGAAGTATTGGGTGTTGACGGCAAAGCTACCGCGTTGGTTTGCAGTAAAATGATTTTGGGCGAGCCCGATGCAAGCGGTCGCCGCTCGCCAATTGAAACTGGCGAAACCATTGTTTTAGAAGTAGACATGATTATAAAGGCCGCCGGGCAAATGCCCTTTGAGAGCCTGGTATCTGGCTTGAGCCTCGAAAATAAATATGGCAAAATAACAACCGATGCCCACGGCGTAACCAGCCTGAACGGCGTATTCGCAGGCGGCGACTGCGTAAACGGGGGCCGCGAAGTTGTAGATGCCGTACAAGCCGGCAAAGACGGCGCAGCAGGGATTTTAGAATTTTTAAGTGTGTAATTGGTTTATGGATAATTGTTCATAGATCATAGTAAGAAGTGTTAAATTAGATAAAAGAACAGGTTAAAAATAATACTTGATGTTGTGGTGATCTATGAACCATCATCCATCAACTATGAACTCCTAACCCTCAATAACTACTCATGGCCGATATATCATCAAACTTTTTAGGCATTAAATCGCCAAACCCGTTTTGGTTAGCCAGTGCGCCGCCAACCGATAAAAAAATAAACGTACTCCGCGCTTTCGAAGCCGGGTGGGGCGGCGTGGTATGGAAAACCCTGGGCACACAGGTAAAAAACGTATCGTCGCGCTATTCGGCGGTTGATTATCATGGCAGCCGCGTAATGGGTTTCAATAACATCGAGTTAATATCCGATAGGCCGCTGGATATTAACCTTATCGAAATTAAAGAAGTTTTAAAAGAATTTCCCGATAGGGCAATGGTAGTTTCGCTCATGGCCGATAACGATCGCGAAAGCTGGCACGAACTCATAAAAAAAGTGCAGGATACCGGCGCTCACGGCCTCGAACTTAACTTTGGCTGCCCCCACGGCATGACGGAGCGTGGCATGGGCGCCGCCGTAGGCCAGGATCCCGAAATTGCCCGCATGGTGGTTGAGTGGGTTATGGAAATTGCCACAATACCCGTAATAACCAAATTAACCCCAAATGTGCATTCGGTAGTGCCAACCGGCTTGGCGTCGGTGTTGGGCGGTACAAATGCCCTGTCGTTAATCAATACCATTCAATCCGTAACCGGTATTGATCTCGATACCTTAATTCCAAATCCAAATGTTGGCGGTAAATCGGCCTTTGGCGGTTATTGCGGCCCGGCGGTAAAACCAATAGCCTTAAAATTTTTAACCACCATTGCCCAAAACGAAATTACCCGCAAGGTACCGGTTTCGGGCATAGGCGGCATAAGCACCTGGAAAGATGCTGTTGAGTTTATGCTGCTCGGCGCTTCAAACGTGCAGGTTTGCACCGCAGCCATGAAACATGGTTTCCGCATTGTTGAGGATATGATTGAGGGCCTAAACTATTGGATGGACGATAAAGGCTTTAAAACCCTAAACGATTTTATCGGCAAATCCGTCCACACCATGTCTAACTGGGAAGATCTGGATATCAACTACCACGTTATAGCCAACATTAACCAGGATAAATGTGTGCATTGCGGCTTGTGTTACATCGCTTGCGAAGATACCTCGCACCAATCTATCACGCTTGATTATGGCAAGCCATACAACAAATACACCATTAAAGAAGAAGAGTGCGTAGGCTGCAACCTGTGTAACCTGGTTTGCCCGGTTGACGATTGTATAACCATGGTTGAGCACCGCAAGGCCGACGAATATATGAACTGGAAAGACTTTCAACGCCTGGGTTTGCCCCTTAACGATCATTGATCTGTAAATGCAATTATTGCTTTAAAAACTGAGTAAAAAGCAATAATTGCAACGTTTATTTGGCTAAACAGCAAAAATTTTGGTTCAATGTTAAATAATTGTAAATAATTTAATTCAATTTCTTGATACTTTAAAAGTAAAGCGTTAAATTTAAGGGTTTTGTGTACAATAACTGCGTAAAAGACCGGGGCAACCTGTTCTTCCAAATAGTTTGGGAATTAAAATTAGAACTTGACCTTATTTTAAACTTTTACTTGTAAGTATATGCATCCTGAAATTGAAGCTGTAATAAAACTACCCGTTGAAGGGTATTCCGAGCCAAACGAAATAGCTCAAAACAATGCCGATAAACTAATTTCGCACATCACCCGCAAGGGCCTTTACCAAACCAACATGTTAAATAAAACATGGACGGGCGGTTTAAGCATCTTCCTCATCTGCGGCGATTGGCAGTTCCACATGCAGGCCAACAACGAGGGGCGCATCGTTTACATCCTTTTTAAAGGGCAAGTACAGTTAGATTGTGGCAGCGTATATTACGAGCAGTACACGCATATACTTTCGCACTATTTAAACGCTATAAAATTTAGCGCATCGCCCGTTAGCCTGCGGCAAACGGGTTCGTAATACCTATTGCAATAACTGTAATAATTATTGCAATACACACCGCATAAATTGCCGTGCATGCTGCCAAAAGCATCAGCGCGGTATATAATATATACTACATGAAAGAGAATAGAATACGGAAGGCGTTTGAAAATAAAGACTGGAACGAAATTAAAGTTACCGACTCGTGGCAGATACTCAAAATAATGGCCGAGTTTGTTGATGGGTTTGAGAAACTGGCTAAAATTGGCCCCTGCGTATCCATATTCGGTTCGGCACGTACCAAAGCCGATCATAAATATTACCAGTTAACCGAAAAAATTGCCGCCCTGCTAACCAAACAAGGCTACGGCGTAATATCAGGCGGCGGGCCCGGCATTATGGAGGCAGCCAACAAAGGTGCTTTTGAAGCCGGGGGAAAATCCGTTGGTTTAGGTATCGAACTGCCCTTTGAAACGTTCGAAAATAAATACATCGATCGCGATAAGCTGCTGGAGTTTAAATACTTTTTTGTGCGCAAAGTAATGTTTATGAAATACGCACAGGGCTTTATAGCCATGCCCGGCGGCTTTGGCACGCTCGATGAGTTTTTTGAAGCCGTTACCTTAATACAAACCGGTAAAATAGCAAGGTTCCCCATTGTTTTAGTTGGCACTGAATATTGGGGCGATTTAATTGAGTGGACAAAAGATAAAATGCTAACCGCCGGCAACATTAAAGCCGAAGATTTAAACCTCTTTCGCCTGGTTGATACTGCCGAAGATGCTGTAGATCATATTGTTAAGTTTTACGAAAAATATATAATTAAGCCCAATTTCTAAATTTAGTTTGCAGATTTTTAAAAGAGGTGTATTGAAAACAAAAAGATGAACGAAGAAAAAGAGATTAAAAAGGATGCTTTAATTGTTGAACGCTCTAAAAAAGTAAAAGAGGTACAGGGGCCTGTGCGCTCCGGTTTAAAAACTAAGGAGGCTATTGTAAACAATTGGCTGCCACGCTACACTGGCCGCCCGCTCGAAGATTTTACACCTTATATCATCCTCACTAATTTTTCGGGCTATTTACAGTTGTTTTCAAAATGGCATAACGATGCACCCATTATGGGCTTAGATAAACCCATGCAAAGCGTAAGTGCCGATGGTATTACCATTATTAACTTTGGCATGGGCAGCGCCCTTGCAGCAACCGTGATGGATTTGTTAACCGCCATTACACCAAAGGCCGCCATATTTTTAGGCAAATGCGGTGGCTTAAAAAAGAAAAATAACGTTGGCGATTTAATATTGCCCATAGCCGCCATACGCGGCGAAGGCACATCAAACGATTATATGCCACCCGAAGTACCCGCCCTGCCGTCATTCGCACTGCAAAAAGCCATCTCAACCACCATACGCGAGCACGACCGTGATTACTGGACAGGCACCTGCTATACCACCAACCGCCGTGTTTGGGAACACGATAAAAAATTTAAAAAATACCTTAAAACCCTGCGAGCAATGGCCATTGATATGGAAACCGCAACCATTTTCACAACCGGCTTTGCCAACAAAATACCCACCGGTGCGCTGCTTCTGGTGTCCGACCAGCCCATGATCCCCGAAGGCGTAAAAACCGCCGCAAGCGATAGCAAAGTGACCGAGCAATACGTAGAAACCCAACTAAAAATAGGTATCGACTCGTTAAAACAACTCATCAACCACGGCCTAACAGTAAAACATTTAAAGTTTTAGTTGTAAAATTTTAATTTAATGGAAACCTTTAGACCTTAACATTTCCCTGTATCCTTTTACCTTTAATCTTTATCCTTTCACCCTTAACCTTACCACTACATAATTCCTTCCAGCATCGCAACATACAAATCAATCCCTTCCTTAATCTCGTTAACATAAATAAATTCATCCGAAGAGTGGGAGCGGGCCGAATCACCAGGGCCAACCTTTACGGATGGTATATCCAGTAACGACTGGTCCGACGTGGTAGGAGAACCATACGTTGTTCTGCCCAGTTTGATGCCCGATTGTACAATCGGGTGGTTTCTATCTATCGATGATGGTTTTAACCGGATAGAACGGGCCTTTACCTCGCAATCAACATGCTCCTTTATCATCTCCAGCACTTGCTCATTGCGGTAAGCATCCGTAACGCGCACATCAACAGTAAAGGTGCAGGTAGCAGGCACCACATTATGCTGCGAACCTGCGTTGATCATAGTTACCGACATTTTAATGGGCCCAAATATCTCCGATTCCTTCGGGAACCTATACGTGCGGAACCATTCAATATCCTTCATGGCCTTATAAATGGCGTTGTCGCCTTCTTCGCGAGCGGCATGTCCGGCTTTGCCGTGCGCAGTGCAATCTAAAACCATCAAACCCTTTTCGGCAATGGCAAGCTGCATTTGGGTTGGTTCGCCCACAATGGCAAAATCCAGTTGGCCTAAGTCCGGTATAATCAATTCCAACCCGTTGGCCCCCGAAATTTCTTCCTCGGCAGTAATGGCTAGGCACAAATTATATTTAAGATTTTGCCTTTCATAAAAATATAAAAACGTTGATATTAACGATACCAGGCTGCCCCCGGCATCATTGCTGCCAAGGCCGTATAATTTACCGTCCTCTATTTTAGCCTCAAAAGGGTCGCGGGTATAACCCGTGTTTGGCTTAACTGTATCATGGTGCGAGTTAAGCAATATAGTAGGTTTTGCCGCATCAAAATATTGGTTACGTGCCCAAATATTATTCATTTTGCGCTCGGTTTTAACACCGCGAGCATTTAAAAAATCAACTATAATAGCTGCGGTATTTGCCTCTTCCCGGCTAAACGATTGGGTAGCAATTAACTGCCCGAGCAGCCCAACTGCGTTATTAAATAAAGTGTTTGTATCGGTCATATATATATAATGGAGGCAAAATTAGATATTTGAGTGCTATTATTTAGTGCGGTTTAATTTTCGTGCCAAATTAATCTGCTTTTAATGCGCATTTTTTTTAGATACATTTTTTCTACAGATTTATAATGTAGTTTTACAACAGTAATACAAAAACAATATAAGGTATTACAACAGGCACGCACCATACCACAATGAAATCAGCTTTTAGTTTTCTATTATATATTATTTTAGTTATTTTTAGTCAAGTAGCTTTTGCCCAGCAGCTTAATATCGATTATTTTATTAGCAACGCACTAAAAAACGATGCAGGCATTAAGCAAAATGTTAACCAGCAGCAAATATATGGCCTGCAGGCGCAACTCATTAATGCCCAAAACAAAAAGCCGCAGGTAAACTTTACTTCCGATTATACTTTTGCACCATTTTTTGCAGATAACGGTAAACCTATCAGCATCACACCAAACCCCGCTGCCGATGCCTTTGGTTACGATGCCGCTTTAACCAACGGCGGCCTGTATGCCACGCAACTCAATGTAGCTATACCGTTGCTCAATAGAAAAACAATAAGCACTTTACAGGATCAAAACACCAACCTTGCCGCCGTTAACCTCAGCACAAAAAAACAACTTGAACACGATTTACGCAAAAACGTAACCGACCTGTACATACAGGTTTACCAGGCCCAGCAACAGGAAGAATACCTGCAACAAGTAATACAACAGGTAAGCGAGCACAAAGCCACTGTAGAAGCACTGGTAAAACGCGGCCTTTTAATGCAGAGCGATTATTTACTTTTAGAAATTGAACAAAATGGCCGCGAAACCGATTTAAGCACCGCCCGCATTGCCGAAGTAAACGCATACGGTGCCCTAAAAAATGCTGCTGCCATAAGCGATACCGGCTTCAACAAACTCCAGGAACCCGTAATTGCAAT includes:
- the hydA gene encoding dihydropyrimidinase — its product is MSILIKNGRIITSADDSVADIYIEGETIVAIGKNLDYQAGTVIDASDKLVFPGGIDPHVHLSMPFMGTFSSDTYETGTRAALYGGTTTVIDFVLQTQGDSLKNALADWQSRATGTAVGDYSFHMAVTDFNEDIKAEIKQMVEEEGITSFKTFMAYKGALMVDDRQMFDLMSEVKKQGGMVTAHATNGDMIDLLVAKHRAQGKLSPLYHYLSQPEVTEAEASNRFAQMAGYTGCPAYIVHLTCEGALNAVRQAGARNYQVFAETCIQYLILDASLYEQDFEGAKWVMSPPLRQKKDQAALWAGINQGLLQVVATDHCPFMWEQKLMGKNDFSKIPNGHPAIENRIELLYSEGVDKGKISLSKFVEVSSTNAAKAFGMYPRKGTIAVGSDADIVIFDPNEKHTLSAATHHMNVDYSGYEGWQVAGKVKTVLLRGKVVIDNNQCLVQKGNGQFIKRNKVSNIL
- a CDS encoding TolC family protein, with translation MKSAFSFLLYIILVIFSQVAFAQQLNIDYFISNALKNDAGIKQNVNQQQIYGLQAQLINAQNKKPQVNFTSDYTFAPFFADNGKPISITPNPAADAFGYDAALTNGGLYATQLNVAIPLLNRKTISTLQDQNTNLAAVNLSTKKQLEHDLRKNVTDLYIQVYQAQQQEEYLQQVIQQVSEHKATVEALVKRGLLMQSDYLLLEIEQNGRETDLSTARIAEVNAYGALKNAAAISDTGFNKLQEPVIAIQASPATFYFREKFKLDSLTISLQQTAFNTKYLPALTFAGSGGMMASDFTNIPHNVGLEASLHLNIPIYDGRQRKINDSQNKITQQGIAYARDNFTIQQKNYLQNIQKQIGLFNQNMVLIKKLIQKQDLLLQLDKEKLQNGQLSIIEYIKSISDYVAAKQNLTAAKVQVLLLANQYNYYNW
- a CDS encoding LOG family protein, which codes for MKENRIRKAFENKDWNEIKVTDSWQILKIMAEFVDGFEKLAKIGPCVSIFGSARTKADHKYYQLTEKIAALLTKQGYGVISGGGPGIMEAANKGAFEAGGKSVGLGIELPFETFENKYIDRDKLLEFKYFFVRKVMFMKYAQGFIAMPGGFGTLDEFFEAVTLIQTGKIARFPIVLVGTEYWGDLIEWTKDKMLTAGNIKAEDLNLFRLVDTAEDAVDHIVKFYEKYIIKPNF
- a CDS encoding NCS1 family nucleobase:cation symporter-1, whose amino-acid sequence is MQPTSTIATDIMDAELHSDDLAAIPLDKRSWGTWNYAALWISMSLCIPTYMLASSLIEGGMNWWQSVLTILIGNTVVLIPMILNGRAGAKYGIPFPVFARASFGIKGANIPAMLRAIIACGWFGIQTWIGGYAMYQMVKLWLPGIDSLPQIFPASWSLQSGPAITFLLFWALNMYVVYLGVDSIKKLLVFKAFFLPAAALALLFWAISAGHGLGPILAQPSKFKSVSQFWAFFFPSLTGMVGFWATLSLNIPDFTRYAKSQRAQAMGQAIGLPTSMTLFSFIGVVVTSATFIIYGKTIWDPVVLAGKFDSKILVSIAMIAVALSTLATNIAANIVSPANDFANLSPSKINFKTGGYITGIIGLLIFPWKLIADPSGYIFTWLVGYSGLLGPIGGIMIADYYFIRKQQLNLNELYSYTGRYTFGNGFNTYAIIALLLGILPNVPGFLTIIHVIPQGAVWPWLVYLYNYAWFVGFFISGLAYLVTMQKHSNNVQIA
- the preA gene encoding NAD-dependent dihydropyrimidine dehydrogenase subunit PreA, translating into MADISSNFLGIKSPNPFWLASAPPTDKKINVLRAFEAGWGGVVWKTLGTQVKNVSSRYSAVDYHGSRVMGFNNIELISDRPLDINLIEIKEVLKEFPDRAMVVSLMADNDRESWHELIKKVQDTGAHGLELNFGCPHGMTERGMGAAVGQDPEIARMVVEWVMEIATIPVITKLTPNVHSVVPTGLASVLGGTNALSLINTIQSVTGIDLDTLIPNPNVGGKSAFGGYCGPAVKPIALKFLTTIAQNEITRKVPVSGIGGISTWKDAVEFMLLGASNVQVCTAAMKHGFRIVEDMIEGLNYWMDDKGFKTLNDFIGKSVHTMSNWEDLDINYHVIANINQDKCVHCGLCYIACEDTSHQSITLDYGKPYNKYTIKEEECVGCNLCNLVCPVDDCITMVEHRKADEYMNWKDFQRLGLPLNDH
- a CDS encoding AMP nucleosidase, which encodes MNEEKEIKKDALIVERSKKVKEVQGPVRSGLKTKEAIVNNWLPRYTGRPLEDFTPYIILTNFSGYLQLFSKWHNDAPIMGLDKPMQSVSADGITIINFGMGSALAATVMDLLTAITPKAAIFLGKCGGLKKKNNVGDLILPIAAIRGEGTSNDYMPPEVPALPSFALQKAISTTIREHDRDYWTGTCYTTNRRVWEHDKKFKKYLKTLRAMAIDMETATIFTTGFANKIPTGALLLVSDQPMIPEGVKTAASDSKVTEQYVETQLKIGIDSLKQLINHGLTVKHLKF
- a CDS encoding nitrilase-related carbon-nitrogen hydrolase; its protein translation is MPRIIKSGLIQMSLPKTEGEGTIKEIVDAMIQKHIPYIEEAGKQGVQILCLQEIFSTPYFCPGQDAKWYASAESVPGPTTDLMAQYAKKYNMVIIVPIYEREQAGVLYNTAAVIDADGTYLGKYRKNHIPQTNGFWEKFFFKPGNLGYPVFQTKYAKVGIYICYDRHFPDGARCLGLNGAEIVYNPSATVKGLSQYLWQLEQPAHAVANGYFMGCINRVGEEKPWNLGKFYGTSYHVNPRGQIIGQASEDNDELLVTEFDLDMIDEVRSTWQFFRDRRPETYGPITEL
- a CDS encoding NAD(P)-dependent oxidoreductase translates to MAITNFRLTTDEYTENFSDIHPPFENLTAALVEANRCIFCYDAPCIKSCPTSINVPKFIKQIATENIKGSAHTIFDSNIMGGGCSKVCPVEKLCEGSCVYNLMEEEPIQIARLQRYSTEKAIREKWPLFTRKPSNGKKVAVVGAGPAGLSCAHVLSRQGVDVTIYEKEAKGGGLMTYGIAAYKVTPEFCEDEVNYVLSLGGIEINYNQELGKNITLPELQSQYDAVYIGIGVGLARQLEIPGEHLEGVEDAISFIYDIRSKPFNQVKVGENVAVIGMGMTAIDAATQAKRLGAKQVTMVYRRTEAEMPCTQVELDIAKLDGCNIIWLAAPKEVLGVDGKATALVCSKMILGEPDASGRRSPIETGETIVLEVDMIIKAAGQMPFESLVSGLSLENKYGKITTDAHGVTSLNGVFAGGDCVNGGREVVDAVQAGKDGAAGILEFLSV
- a CDS encoding M20 family metallo-hydrolase, which codes for MTDTNTLFNNAVGLLGQLIATQSFSREEANTAAIIVDFLNARGVKTERKMNNIWARNQYFDAAKPTILLNSHHDTVKPNTGYTRDPFEAKIEDGKLYGLGSNDAGGSLVSLISTFLYFYERQNLKYNLCLAITAEEEISGANGLELIIPDLGQLDFAIVGEPTQMQLAIAEKGLMVLDCTAHGKAGHAAREEGDNAIYKAMKDIEWFRTYRFPKESEIFGPIKMSVTMINAGSQHNVVPATCTFTVDVRVTDAYRNEQVLEMIKEHVDCEVKARSIRLKPSSIDRNHPIVQSGIKLGRTTYGSPTTSDQSLLDIPSVKVGPGDSARSHSSDEFIYVNEIKEGIDLYVAMLEGIM